The Sinomicrobium kalidii genome contains a region encoding:
- a CDS encoding glycosyltransferase: MNKKIKIAHVLHAVGGVDVYLKLVTENIDPDRFENVIVYQQDGSKKKYVDRNGKSLKEYKIPVQREINVFKDCVAVIRTVKILKKEKPHIIHAHSAKGGIIARAASLFYKVNVLHTPHAYSFLSAESRFLKRLYLFIEKVFKNFNSILLATSESERRRGIDEVKYSEERALRFDNSIFPIDNTRDVNVIELPDKYLCTVSRPSYQKNVEMMVWVVHELKRKIPDIHLVIMGVGEYSPNKENIIQLIENLELTDNVTLIKWMERDKILSVIKKSLLYISTSRYEGLPYSVIESLALSKACVVTDCDGNKDLIVHEFNGFLTDVEDVKGMVKSIERLYFDDQLRKQFEKNAFTLFNEKLNMEKNISELEKIYTDLSL; the protein is encoded by the coding sequence TTGAACAAAAAAATTAAAATAGCTCATGTTTTACATGCTGTTGGAGGGGTCGATGTTTATTTAAAACTAGTAACTGAAAATATAGACCCTGATAGATTTGAAAATGTAATAGTTTATCAACAGGATGGTTCGAAAAAAAAATATGTTGACCGTAATGGAAAATCATTAAAGGAATATAAAATCCCGGTACAGAGGGAAATCAATGTTTTTAAAGATTGTGTAGCGGTAATTAGAACGGTTAAAATTCTTAAAAAGGAAAAACCACATATTATCCATGCCCATAGTGCAAAAGGAGGAATCATAGCCAGGGCAGCGTCTTTATTTTACAAAGTCAATGTATTGCATACGCCTCATGCCTATTCTTTTTTAAGTGCAGAAAGTCGTTTCTTGAAACGACTGTATTTGTTTATCGAAAAAGTATTTAAAAACTTTAATTCTATTCTTTTAGCTACTTCCGAATCGGAAAGAAGAAGAGGAATAGATGAAGTAAAATATAGCGAAGAAAGAGCCCTTAGGTTTGATAATTCCATTTTTCCAATAGATAATACCAGGGATGTAAATGTTATCGAATTACCTGACAAGTATTTATGTACCGTTAGCAGGCCCTCATATCAGAAAAATGTGGAAATGATGGTTTGGGTGGTTCATGAACTAAAAAGAAAAATACCAGATATCCATTTGGTAATAATGGGAGTCGGGGAATATAGTCCCAATAAAGAGAATATTATACAGCTTATTGAGAATTTAGAACTTACTGATAATGTTACTCTGATTAAATGGATGGAAAGAGACAAAATTCTTTCCGTAATTAAGAAATCTTTACTATACATCTCTACTTCAAGATATGAAGGATTGCCCTATTCCGTTATAGAAAGTCTTGCGCTTTCCAAGGCTTGTGTTGTGACAGATTGTGATGGTAACAAAGATTTGATCGTTCATGAATTTAACGGTTTTCTTACTGATGTTGAAGATGTAAAAGGAATGGTAAAATCCATTGAAAGATTATATTTCGATGACCAATTAAGAAAGCAATTTGAAAAGAATGCATTCACGCTATTTAATGAAAAATTAAATATGGAAAAAAATATCTCCGAACTGGAAAAAATATATACTGACCTTTCCTTATGA
- a CDS encoding glycosyltransferase family 4 protein: MIVINARFLTQPITGVQRFAVEISKILKKELGDKVQFVTPPSILHNKLAAELEAKKIGYNKSHIWEQIDLYSYLLKNNSPLLISFGYTGPLLYKRQIISVHDMAFKYYKETFSRGFSMIYNFMVPKIARRCLHVFTVSNASKKDICKELKISSEKVSVVYNGLTEVFKKEALNSNRINQKEKYLLTVSSHHPRKNYQRLIKAFSVIKDKSLKLYIVGNKISHFSDELGNSSSDYNGRIKFLSNVTDKELVSYYENALLFVFPSLYEGFGIPVIEAMSKGLPCVISDIPVFKEIGDESVIYVDPNNVNSIADGIERGLKLEGKRITYQKLDTFNWENSTDVVIEIINKYKN; this comes from the coding sequence ATGATCGTTATAAATGCCAGATTTTTGACCCAACCAATAACTGGAGTACAAAGGTTTGCGGTTGAAATATCCAAAATCCTTAAAAAGGAATTAGGAGATAAAGTACAGTTTGTTACCCCTCCTTCAATTCTTCATAATAAACTGGCAGCGGAATTAGAAGCAAAGAAAATAGGATATAATAAAAGTCATATATGGGAACAAATTGATTTATACTCGTATTTGTTGAAAAATAATAGCCCATTGTTGATCTCCTTTGGATATACTGGTCCCTTACTATATAAAAGACAAATCATTTCCGTCCATGATATGGCATTTAAATATTATAAGGAAACCTTTTCAAGAGGTTTTTCCATGATTTACAACTTTATGGTCCCTAAAATTGCTAGAAGGTGTTTGCATGTTTTTACCGTAAGCAATGCTTCAAAGAAAGACATCTGTAAGGAATTAAAAATATCTTCGGAGAAAGTATCAGTAGTGTATAATGGACTTACAGAAGTTTTTAAAAAAGAAGCTTTAAATAGTAATCGCATAAATCAGAAGGAAAAATATTTGTTAACTGTATCGTCCCATCACCCCAGAAAAAACTATCAGAGGTTGATAAAGGCCTTTTCAGTAATCAAAGACAAGTCTCTAAAATTATACATTGTTGGGAATAAAATATCCCATTTTTCGGATGAATTAGGCAACAGTTCGTCCGATTATAATGGTAGGATTAAATTTTTGAGTAATGTGACTGATAAAGAACTAGTATCGTATTATGAAAATGCCTTACTTTTTGTTTTTCCTAGTCTTTATGAAGGGTTTGGAATTCCTGTTATTGAGGCTATGAGTAAGGGACTTCCCTGCGTTATTTCTGATATCCCTGTTTTTAAGGAGATAGGGGATGAGTCGGTGATTTATGTAGATCCAAACAACGTAAATTCTATTGCAGATGGCATAGAAAGAGGATTAAAGTTGGAAGGAAAGCGGATTACATATCAAAAATTGGATACATTTAACTGGGAAAACAGCACAGACGTAGTAATCGAAATCATAAATAAATACAAGAATTGA